One Pseudorhodoplanes sinuspersici DNA segment encodes these proteins:
- a CDS encoding ArdC family protein yields MSRNAYRARAGEDRASLYDEITDKIIAELEAGRVPWVQPWGTAAAKAPLAMPQNASTRRQYSGVNVLILWGSMIEHGFTGQSWLTFRQALSLGGHVRKGERGTTVVYADRFIPNDEKKRAAESGEEPQAIPFLKRFTVFNTDQCDALPDEIVTIAPPPPPGVIEPEVEALIKSTGIDFRIGGNRAFYIPSEDYVQVPPPAAYFEPINWHRTALHELGHASGHRSRLNRDLSGAHGSKKYAFEELIAELCAAFSCASLGIVPTVRHADYIGSWLDVLREDNRAIVRAASQASKAADWLLGFRSEPLASAFAEIAVGDQEAA; encoded by the coding sequence ATGTCGAGAAATGCTTATCGTGCGCGCGCCGGCGAGGACCGGGCGAGCCTCTATGACGAAATCACCGACAAGATCATCGCCGAATTGGAGGCCGGTCGCGTACCCTGGGTCCAGCCTTGGGGTACGGCTGCCGCAAAGGCGCCCCTCGCAATGCCGCAAAACGCTTCCACTCGGCGGCAATACAGCGGCGTGAACGTCCTGATCCTCTGGGGGTCTATGATCGAGCACGGCTTCACCGGCCAGAGCTGGCTCACGTTCCGCCAGGCACTCTCGCTCGGCGGCCATGTCCGCAAGGGTGAGCGCGGCACGACTGTCGTCTATGCCGACCGCTTCATTCCCAATGATGAGAAGAAGCGCGCGGCAGAATCCGGGGAAGAACCGCAGGCGATTCCGTTCCTAAAGCGCTTTACGGTGTTTAACACCGACCAGTGTGATGCGCTGCCGGACGAGATCGTAACCATCGCGCCGCCGCCACCTCCCGGTGTGATCGAGCCGGAGGTAGAAGCGCTCATCAAGTCGACCGGCATCGACTTTCGTATCGGAGGCAACCGCGCCTTCTACATTCCATCGGAGGACTACGTGCAGGTGCCGCCGCCTGCCGCGTATTTCGAACCCATCAACTGGCACCGCACAGCCCTGCATGAATTGGGCCACGCCAGCGGCCATCGCTCACGCCTCAACCGCGACCTGTCCGGCGCGCACGGCTCGAAGAAATACGCCTTCGAAGAACTGATCGCTGAGCTGTGCGCGGCGTTCTCCTGCGCGTCGCTCGGCATCGTGCCGACCGTGCGCCATGCCGACTATATCGGCTCGTGGCTCGACGTGTTGCGCGAGGACAATCGCGCGATCGTCCGCGCCGCGTCGCAGGCAAGCAAAGCGGCTGATTGGCTGCTCGGCTTCCGTTCAGAGCCGCTTGCCAGCGCCTTCGCTGAGATCGCCGTCGGAGATCAGGA